In the genome of Sphingomonas naphthae, one region contains:
- the dprA gene encoding DNA-processing protein DprA, with protein sequence MKPGDLARLRLIRTRSIGPVAYAQLIARFGSAEAALDALPDLARRGGGRAVAPPPIADIVREAEAVDRFGARYLFRGQGLYPRLLAEIEAAPPAIVAKGDLTLLDRPAVAMVGARNASAAAGRFARQLAHDLGADKMVVVSGLARGIDTAAHAGSIDQGTIAVIAGGLDIFYPPENEALQRAIGERGVVIAEMPPGTEPRARHFPYRNRIIAGIGRGTIVVEAAPRSGSLITARYAADYGREVMAVPGSPLDPRAQGCNLLIREGATLIQSAADVLESLGTLTGLVREPAPRAAPLAPIDAGDAERRAVTDLLGNTPVPVDELVRQSGVPAAAVQTVLLELELAGRLERHAGNRVALG encoded by the coding sequence GTGAAGCCGGGCGATCTCGCCCGCCTCCGCCTGATCCGCACCCGCAGCATCGGGCCGGTCGCCTACGCCCAGCTCATCGCCCGCTTCGGATCGGCCGAGGCCGCGCTCGATGCCTTGCCCGATCTCGCCCGGCGTGGTGGCGGGCGGGCGGTGGCGCCGCCCCCGATCGCCGATATCGTGCGCGAGGCCGAGGCGGTCGATCGGTTCGGCGCGCGCTATCTCTTCCGGGGGCAGGGCCTCTATCCGCGCCTGCTGGCCGAGATCGAGGCCGCGCCGCCCGCGATCGTGGCGAAGGGTGATCTCACCTTGCTCGATCGGCCGGCGGTGGCGATGGTCGGCGCGCGCAACGCCTCGGCGGCGGCAGGGCGCTTCGCGCGGCAACTGGCGCACGATCTGGGCGCCGATAAGATGGTCGTCGTCTCCGGCCTCGCGCGCGGCATCGATACCGCCGCCCATGCCGGATCGATCGACCAGGGCACGATCGCCGTGATCGCCGGCGGCCTCGACATATTCTATCCGCCCGAGAACGAGGCGCTGCAACGCGCCATCGGCGAGCGCGGCGTGGTCATCGCCGAAATGCCGCCCGGCACCGAGCCGCGCGCGCGTCACTTCCCCTATCGCAACCGCATCATCGCCGGCATCGGCCGGGGCACGATCGTCGTCGAGGCGGCGCCCAGATCGGGCTCGCTCATCACCGCGCGCTACGCCGCCGATTACGGGCGCGAGGTGATGGCCGTGCCCGGCTCCCCGCTCGATCCGCGCGCGCAGGGCTGCAATCTGCTGATCCGCGAGGGCGCGACCCTGATCCAGTCCGCCGCCGACGTGCTGGAATCGCTCGGCACCCTCACCGGCCTCGTCCGCGAACCCGCCCCGCGCGCCGCGCCGCTGGCCCCGATCGACGCGGGCGACGCCGAACGCCGCGCCGTCACCGATCTGCTGGGCAACACGCCGGTCCCGGTCGACGAACTCGTCCGCCAGTCGGGCGTGCCGGCGGCGGCGGTGCAGACGGTGCTGCTCGAACTGGAGCTGGCCGGCCGGCTGGAGCGCCACGCCGGCAACCGCGTGGCGCTGGGGTGA
- a CDS encoding type II toxin-antitoxin system Phd/YefM family antitoxin, producing the protein MVHIADMEISVTDAKAQLTELVRRAEAGDEVVLTRHGQPAVRLVPARKPALSPEARRRILEEARDAARGNILPGPSAAHSQDFLYDENGLPG; encoded by the coding sequence ATGGTCCATATTGCCGACATGGAAATCTCGGTCACCGACGCCAAGGCGCAACTCACCGAACTCGTCCGCCGTGCGGAAGCCGGGGACGAGGTGGTGCTGACGCGCCACGGCCAGCCCGCCGTTCGCCTCGTCCCCGCGCGCAAACCCGCGCTGTCGCCGGAGGCGCGTCGCAGGATATTGGAAGAGGCGCGGGACGCGGCGAGGGGCAATATATTGCCCGGACCGTCCGCTGCCCACAGCCAGGATTTCCTCTATGACGAAAACGGCCTTCCTGGGTGA
- a CDS encoding ArsC family reductase, giving the protein MPLTLSGIPNCDTVKKARTWLDGRGVTYAFHDYKKAGVDAAALDRWVEALGWEVLLNRAGTTFRKLEPADREGIDRGKAIALMIAHPSLIKRPVVEGEGVLLVGFKPEQYEATFA; this is encoded by the coding sequence ATGCCCCTCACCCTCTCCGGCATCCCCAATTGCGACACCGTGAAGAAGGCCCGCACCTGGCTCGATGGCAGGGGCGTCACCTACGCCTTTCACGATTACAAGAAGGCCGGGGTGGATGCCGCCGCGCTCGATCGGTGGGTGGAGGCGCTGGGGTGGGAGGTGCTGCTCAACCGTGCCGGCACCACCTTCCGCAAGCTGGAGCCGGCCGATCGCGAGGGAATCGATCGGGGCAAGGCGATCGCACTGATGATCGCGCATCCGTCGCTCATCAAGCGGCCGGTGGTGGAGGGCGAGGGCGTGCTGCTCGTCGGCTTCAAGCCGGAGCAATATGAGGCGACGTTCGCGTGA
- a CDS encoding type II toxin-antitoxin system VapC family toxin, with translation MIAVDTSALLAIILDEPEGEACIVALESSPVVLMSAGTMAEALIVADRKGVRLMIESIFARFDFEILPVTAASARRAAAAYGRWGKGVHPAALNMGDCFAYEAAREHGCPLLYIGNDFARTDITSAL, from the coding sequence GTGATCGCCGTCGATACGTCGGCGTTGCTGGCGATCATTCTCGACGAACCGGAAGGCGAAGCGTGCATCGTGGCGCTGGAAAGCAGCCCGGTCGTACTCATGTCCGCCGGCACGATGGCCGAGGCATTGATCGTGGCCGATCGGAAAGGCGTTCGCCTCATGATCGAATCGATCTTCGCGCGGTTCGATTTCGAGATTCTTCCCGTAACCGCCGCCTCGGCCCGCCGCGCGGCGGCCGCCTATGGGCGCTGGGGCAAGGGCGTGCACCCCGCCGCGCTCAACATGGGCGATTGCTTCGCCTATGAGGCGGCCCGCGAACATGGCTGCCCCTTGCTCTACATCGGCAACGATTTCGCCCGCACCGACATCACCAGCGCGCTCTGA
- a CDS encoding prephenate dehydratase — MDSYPAPARALVAAMVEAAAADPSRAVAFQGAPGCNSHIATLNEFPDALPLPCFSFEDALDAVRDGRADKAMIPIENSLHGRVADIHFLLPESGLSIVGEHFMPIRYRLFSIDGGPVTEALSHPQALGQCRRWLRLRGIKPVVNADTAGASAEVAEIGRTGVGAISPPLAGEIYGLKMAAEGLEDSDDNTTRFVVLARDGATARSPGMVMTSLIFAVKNVPAALYKAMGGFATNGVNMTKLESYQQAASFAATQFYADVEGHPDDPPLARALEELLFHSKWVRILGTYSQARPRGVD; from the coding sequence ATGGATTCCTATCCCGCACCGGCCCGCGCGCTCGTCGCCGCCATGGTGGAGGCCGCCGCCGCCGATCCGTCGCGCGCGGTCGCCTTCCAGGGCGCGCCCGGCTGCAATTCGCACATCGCCACGCTCAACGAATTTCCCGATGCGCTGCCCTTGCCCTGCTTCTCGTTCGAGGATGCGCTGGATGCGGTGCGCGACGGGCGCGCCGACAAGGCGATGATCCCGATCGAGAATTCGCTGCACGGGCGGGTCGCCGACATTCATTTCCTGCTGCCCGAAAGCGGCCTCAGCATCGTCGGCGAGCATTTCATGCCGATCCGCTACCGGCTGTTCTCGATCGACGGCGGCCCGGTGACCGAGGCGCTGAGCCACCCGCAGGCGCTCGGCCAATGCCGCCGCTGGCTGCGACTGCGCGGCATCAAGCCGGTGGTCAACGCCGACACCGCGGGCGCCTCGGCCGAAGTGGCGGAGATCGGGCGCACCGGCGTGGGCGCCATCTCGCCGCCGCTGGCGGGCGAGATTTACGGTCTGAAGATGGCCGCCGAGGGGCTTGAGGATTCGGACGACAACACCACCCGCTTCGTGGTGCTGGCGCGCGATGGCGCCACTGCGCGCTCGCCAGGTATGGTGATGACGAGCCTTATCTTCGCGGTGAAGAATGTGCCGGCGGCGCTGTACAAGGCGATGGGCGGCTTCGCGACCAATGGCGTCAACATGACCAAGCTGGAGAGCTACCAGCAGGCGGCCAGCTTCGCTGCCACGCAATTCTACGCGGATGTGGAAGGCCACCCGGACGACCCGCCGCTGGCCCGCGCGCTGGAGGAACTGCTGTTCCATTCCAAATGGGTCCGCATCCTCGGCACCTACTCCCAGGCGCGCCCGCGCGGGGTCGATTGA
- a CDS encoding glycine zipper 2TM domain-containing protein, with the protein MRRFLLATLATATLSVAIAGPAVAQSRAEQSRWDSAQQRYDAETRLYQQERDRYYAASDRDRNRGGGYGYNGGGRTPPPGGWGETDYDAARYYRDDPRYQERTLSNADQVYQGSDGRQYCRRSDGTTGLIVGGALGGILGNVVDGGRHRTGGTLLGGALGALLGKSADQQNSQVRCR; encoded by the coding sequence ATGCGCCGTTTCCTTCTTGCAACCCTGGCGACCGCGACCCTGTCGGTCGCGATCGCCGGCCCCGCCGTGGCGCAGTCGCGGGCCGAGCAGTCGCGTTGGGATTCCGCCCAGCAACGCTATGACGCCGAGACCCGCCTCTACCAGCAGGAGCGCGACCGCTATTACGCGGCCAGCGACCGCGACCGGAACCGTGGCGGCGGCTATGGCTACAATGGTGGCGGCCGCACCCCGCCGCCGGGCGGCTGGGGCGAGACCGATTATGATGCCGCGCGCTATTATCGCGACGATCCCCGCTATCAGGAGCGGACGCTGAGCAACGCAGATCAGGTCTATCAGGGATCGGACGGCCGCCAATATTGCCGCCGCAGCGACGGCACGACCGGCCTGATCGTCGGTGGCGCGCTGGGTGGTATCCTGGGCAATGTCGTCGACGGCGGGCGCCATCGCACCGGCGGCACGCTGCTCGGCGGCGCGCTCGGCGCGCTGCTCGGCAAGAGCGCGGACCAGCAGAATTCGCAGGTTCGCTGCCGCTGA
- a CDS encoding sulfite exporter TauE/SafE family protein, whose product MTLASLPWLLPLIALLAAGLFAGFTAGLFGVGGGFVVVPALVIVLPLLGGSKEAMTHVAIGTSAATIIVTSIRSLRSHAKRGAVEWEVLKTWAPWITGGCVIGVLLASHVDGHVLKLIFATGVALMSLNFILPRMEKVLSENMPGGLPRAAIAGGLGTFSALLGIGGGTIAIMVMTLCGRTIHRAIATASGIGTLIAIPTTLGFAIIGFGEAGLPWGSLGYINVPATVAIASMSLITAPLGVAAAHSLPAKPLKRVFGAYLVVIAAFMFKNALKI is encoded by the coding sequence ATGACATTAGCGTCCCTGCCCTGGCTGTTGCCGTTGATCGCGCTGCTTGCCGCGGGCCTTTTCGCGGGCTTCACCGCCGGGCTGTTTGGCGTGGGCGGCGGTTTCGTCGTCGTGCCGGCGCTCGTCATCGTCCTGCCGCTGCTGGGGGGCAGCAAGGAAGCGATGACCCATGTCGCGATCGGCACCTCGGCGGCGACGATCATCGTCACCTCGATCCGCTCGCTGCGCAGCCACGCCAAGCGCGGCGCGGTCGAATGGGAGGTGCTCAAGACCTGGGCGCCGTGGATCACCGGCGGCTGCGTCATCGGCGTGCTGCTGGCGAGCCATGTCGACGGCCATGTCCTCAAGCTGATCTTCGCGACCGGCGTGGCGCTGATGTCCCTGAACTTCATCCTGCCACGCATGGAAAAGGTGCTGTCGGAAAATATGCCCGGCGGTCTGCCGCGCGCCGCCATCGCCGGCGGGCTCGGCACCTTCTCGGCCTTGCTCGGCATCGGCGGCGGCACGATCGCGATCATGGTGATGACGTTGTGTGGCCGCACCATCCACCGCGCGATCGCCACCGCATCGGGCATCGGCACGCTGATCGCCATCCCGACGACGCTCGGCTTCGCGATCATCGGCTTTGGCGAGGCGGGGCTGCCGTGGGGGTCGCTCGGCTACATCAACGTGCCGGCGACGGTGGCGATCGCCTCCATGTCGCTCATCACCGCGCCCTTGGGCGTGGCGGCGGCGCACAGCCTGCCGGCCAAGCCGCTCAAGCGGGTGTTCGGGGCCTATCTGGTCGTGATCGCCGCCTTCATGTTCAAGAACGCGCTGAAGATATAA
- the ung gene encoding uracil-DNA glycosylase — MGDIRLHQSWKRPLGAEFASPYMADLRAFLVAEKAAGKAIFPAGGEWFRALDLTPLDTVRVVILGQDPYHGPGQAHGLCFSVRPGVRPPPSLVNIYKELHSDLGLARPAHGFLEHWARQGVLLLNSVLTVESGRAASHRDRGWEKFSDAVIRLVAARPDPVVFLLWGSYAQKKAGFVRSIAQGGHHLVLKAAHPSPLSAHNGFFGCRHFSQTNAFLESRGLPPIDWALPPVAADPAGH, encoded by the coding sequence ATGGGCGATATCAGACTGCACCAAAGCTGGAAGAGGCCGCTCGGCGCCGAATTCGCCAGCCCCTACATGGCCGATCTGCGCGCCTTCCTCGTCGCCGAGAAAGCGGCGGGCAAGGCGATCTTCCCGGCGGGCGGCGAATGGTTTCGCGCGCTCGATCTGACGCCGCTCGATACGGTGCGCGTCGTGATCCTCGGGCAGGATCCCTATCATGGGCCGGGGCAGGCGCATGGCCTGTGCTTCAGCGTGCGGCCGGGCGTCCGCCCGCCGCCGTCGCTCGTCAACATCTACAAGGAATTGCACAGCGATCTGGGGCTGGCGCGGCCGGCGCACGGTTTCCTCGAACATTGGGCGCGGCAGGGCGTGCTGCTGCTCAACAGCGTGCTGACCGTCGAGAGCGGCCGCGCCGCCTCGCACCGCGATCGGGGGTGGGAAAAGTTCAGCGACGCGGTGATCCGGCTGGTGGCGGCGCGGCCCGATCCGGTCGTGTTCCTGCTGTGGGGCAGTTACGCGCAGAAGAAGGCGGGGTTCGTCCGCTCGATCGCACAGGGCGGGCATCATCTGGTGCTGAAGGCGGCGCATCCCTCGCCGCTGTCGGCGCACAACGGCTTCTTCGGCTGCCGCCATTTCTCCCAGACCAACGCTTTTCTGGAATCGCGCGGGCTGCCGCCGATCGACTGGGCGCTTCCCCCTGTCGCGGCCGACCCCGCCGGCCATTGA
- a CDS encoding pyridoxal phosphate-dependent aminotransferase, producing the protein MDDLTDTRLSGNAQEDLTERGYSRRQLARIAAVFSVGAVAASVGRPAWAAAGVPDPAPVVKTRIGANECWTGPLMPGQKAAAAIIADGNRYAPKDERGDFIKAVMAVENVPYDHVAPWPGSSDPLSRAVVSFCSPTRGLVTADPTFELAGRTATWLGAPVKAVPLKADYSHDVKAMLAANPNAGLYYICTPNNPTGTMTPLADIEWLVANKPKDAIVLIDEAYTHFADKAPVASYMAAAGKDVIVMRTFSKIFGMAGMRMGFIMARPDIIAKMMRYDGGMQSGALPLPSLACATASLTDASGIMARRKEMEEARGMTLAHLKKKGLTVLPTAVNMFMVDWKTKPAKDMQAAFMKEDVAIGRNWPIWPTVSRITVGSMEDMKNFTRAFDKISAA; encoded by the coding sequence ATGGACGACCTCACCGACACCCGCCTGTCCGGCAACGCGCAGGAAGACCTGACCGAGCGCGGCTATTCGCGCCGCCAGCTCGCCCGCATCGCCGCCGTGTTCAGCGTCGGCGCGGTCGCCGCCAGCGTCGGCCGCCCGGCCTGGGCCGCCGCCGGCGTGCCCGATCCCGCGCCCGTCGTGAAGACGCGCATCGGCGCCAACGAATGCTGGACCGGCCCGCTGATGCCCGGCCAGAAGGCCGCCGCCGCGATCATCGCCGATGGCAACCGCTATGCGCCCAAGGACGAGCGCGGCGACTTCATCAAGGCGGTGATGGCCGTCGAGAACGTGCCCTACGATCATGTCGCGCCGTGGCCCGGCTCGTCCGATCCGCTGTCGCGTGCCGTCGTCAGCTTCTGCTCGCCGACGCGCGGCCTCGTCACCGCCGATCCCACGTTCGAGCTGGCCGGCCGCACCGCCACCTGGCTCGGCGCGCCGGTCAAGGCCGTGCCCTTGAAGGCCGATTATTCGCACGACGTGAAGGCGATGCTGGCGGCAAACCCGAACGCCGGCCTCTATTACATCTGCACGCCCAACAACCCGACCGGCACGATGACGCCGCTGGCCGACATCGAATGGCTCGTCGCCAACAAGCCGAAGGACGCCATCGTCCTGATCGACGAGGCCTATACCCATTTCGCGGACAAGGCCCCGGTCGCCTCCTACATGGCGGCCGCCGGCAAGGACGTGATCGTGATGCGCACCTTCTCGAAGATCTTCGGGATGGCCGGAATGCGGATGGGCTTCATCATGGCGCGGCCGGACATCATCGCCAAGATGATGCGCTACGATGGCGGCATGCAGTCGGGCGCGCTGCCGCTCCCGTCGCTCGCCTGCGCCACCGCCAGCCTCACCGACGCATCGGGCATCATGGCGCGCCGCAAGGAGATGGAGGAAGCGCGCGGCATGACGCTCGCTCACCTCAAGAAGAAGGGCCTCACCGTCCTGCCGACGGCGGTCAACATGTTCATGGTCGACTGGAAGACCAAGCCCGCCAAGGACATGCAGGCCGCCTTCATGAAGGAAGATGTCGCCATCGGCCGCAACTGGCCGATCTGGCCCACCGTCAGCCGCATCACCGTCGGCTCGATGGAGGACATGAAGAACTTCACCCGCGCCTTCGACAAGATCAGCGCCGCCTGA
- the plsY gene encoding glycerol-3-phosphate 1-O-acyltransferase PlsY encodes MTLDQPWLPALIALLLGYLLGAIPFGLLLTRFGGAGDLREIGSGNIGATNVLRTGRKGLAAATLILDAAKGAVAVLIAGAYNPAFAPLAAVGAFFGHLYPVWLGFRGGKGVATFLGIALALHWPCGVTFAIVWIAATFLTRISSVGGMAAAVAAPVCAAVMGMFDLVLLLLAFTLMLLWKHRANLARLLDGTEPKIGAGKTRA; translated from the coding sequence ATGACGCTCGACCAACCCTGGCTGCCCGCGCTGATCGCGCTGCTGCTCGGCTATCTGCTGGGCGCTATCCCGTTCGGCCTGCTGCTGACGCGATTCGGCGGCGCGGGCGATCTGCGCGAGATCGGATCGGGCAATATCGGCGCCACCAACGTGCTGCGCACCGGCCGCAAGGGGCTGGCGGCGGCCACCCTGATCCTCGATGCGGCCAAGGGCGCGGTCGCCGTGCTGATCGCGGGGGCGTATAATCCGGCCTTTGCCCCGCTGGCAGCGGTCGGCGCCTTCTTCGGCCATCTCTATCCGGTCTGGCTCGGCTTTCGTGGGGGCAAGGGCGTGGCGACCTTCCTCGGCATCGCGCTCGCCCTCCATTGGCCCTGCGGCGTCACCTTCGCGATCGTGTGGATCGCGGCGACCTTCCTCACCCGCATCTCGTCGGTCGGCGGCATGGCGGCGGCGGTGGCGGCGCCGGTCTGTGCGGCGGTGATGGGTATGTTCGATCTGGTGCTGCTGCTGCTGGCCTTCACCCTGATGCTGCTCTGGAAGCACCGCGCCAATCTCGCGCGCCTGCTCGACGGGACCGAGCCGAAGATCGGCGCGGGCAAGACGAGAGCGTGA
- a CDS encoding sugar MFS transporter, producing MQPTSPPPAAASGAAPAAFDLKVFVLAMFFTFGGITSLNDVLIPKLKGLFALSYAEVMLVQSAFFIGYLVVSIPAGALVARIGYMRAAAAGLLTMAAGCLLFVPAAGSALYVAFLGALFVVAAGITIVQVVANPLISMLGSPETASSRLTFAQGFNSLGTTIFPPLGAMLILGAIASGADVATEARVISRTYIGIAVALCVLAALVWMRRNRLQETRAAAINPLAALDLLRRPRFAFGMLGIFAYVGAEVAIGSLLVNYLAQPTTLALSEEQAGHHLAFYWGGAMIGRFAGALILRWFTPGKVLTTAALAVLALILVSANSSGAVAGWSLLAVGLFNSIMFPTIFTLACEKLGARTAEGSGLICVAIVGGAILPPLTGHVADSTSLAFALVVPAASYALIAAFGWYARRPAPDTLEAPVVA from the coding sequence ATGCAGCCGACTTCCCCACCGCCCGCCGCCGCATCCGGCGCCGCCCCCGCCGCCTTCGACCTAAAGGTCTTCGTGCTGGCGATGTTCTTCACCTTCGGCGGCATCACCAGCCTCAACGACGTGCTGATCCCCAAGCTGAAGGGCCTGTTCGCGCTCAGCTATGCCGAGGTGATGCTCGTCCAGTCGGCCTTCTTCATCGGCTATCTGGTGGTCTCGATCCCGGCGGGCGCGCTGGTGGCGCGGATCGGCTACATGCGCGCGGCGGCGGCCGGCCTGCTGACGATGGCGGCGGGGTGCCTGCTGTTCGTGCCGGCGGCGGGATCGGCGCTGTATGTCGCCTTCCTGGGCGCCCTGTTCGTGGTCGCGGCGGGGATCACGATCGTTCAGGTCGTCGCCAATCCGCTCATCTCGATGCTGGGCTCGCCCGAGACGGCATCGAGCCGGCTGACCTTCGCGCAGGGGTTCAACTCGCTCGGCACGACGATCTTCCCGCCATTGGGTGCGATGCTGATCCTGGGCGCCATCGCCAGCGGGGCGGATGTCGCGACCGAGGCGCGGGTCATCAGCCGCACCTATATCGGCATCGCGGTGGCGCTGTGCGTGCTGGCGGCGCTCGTCTGGATGCGCCGCAACCGGCTCCAGGAAACCCGTGCCGCCGCGATCAACCCGCTGGCCGCGCTCGATCTGCTCCGCCGCCCGCGCTTCGCCTTCGGGATGCTCGGCATCTTCGCTTATGTCGGCGCGGAGGTCGCAATCGGCAGCCTGCTCGTCAATTATCTCGCCCAGCCGACGACCCTCGCGCTCAGCGAGGAGCAGGCCGGGCACCATCTGGCCTTCTACTGGGGCGGCGCGATGATCGGGCGGTTCGCCGGCGCGCTCATCCTGCGCTGGTTCACGCCCGGCAAGGTGCTGACGACGGCGGCGCTGGCGGTGCTGGCGCTGATCCTCGTTTCGGCCAACAGCAGCGGCGCGGTGGCGGGGTGGAGCCTGCTCGCGGTCGGCCTATTCAACTCGATCATGTTCCCGACGATCTTCACGCTGGCCTGCGAGAAACTGGGCGCGCGCACGGCGGAGGGATCGGGGCTGATCTGCGTCGCGATCGTCGGCGGGGCGATCCTGCCGCCGCTGACGGGCCATGTCGCGGATTCGACCAGCCTCGCCTTCGCGCTGGTGGTGCCGGCGGCATCCTACGCTTTGATCGCGGCGTTCGGCTGGTATGCCCGCCGGCCGGCACCGGACACTCTGGAAGCGCCGGTCGTCGCCTGA
- a CDS encoding cytochrome b translates to MRTADLHYNRTARLLHWTIAALIIANLPLGFFRAALRDLFPAMMIHKSIGLAVLVLSLIRLVWRLTHPAPPLPAHMPAWEKAAAHGLHWILYAAMILLPLSGWVMSSAGTRPLSFFELFPVPKLPVGEGAGEGAEAMHVALGYAMLALLAGHIGAALRHHFILRDNILTRMLRGAE, encoded by the coding sequence ATGCGCACCGCCGACCTGCACTACAACCGCACCGCCCGGCTGCTCCACTGGACGATCGCGGCGCTCATCATCGCCAATCTGCCGCTGGGCTTCTTCCGCGCGGCGCTGCGCGATCTGTTTCCGGCGATGATGATCCACAAGTCGATCGGGCTGGCGGTGCTGGTGCTGAGCCTGATCCGGCTGGTGTGGCGCCTCACCCACCCCGCCCCGCCGTTGCCCGCGCACATGCCGGCGTGGGAAAAGGCCGCCGCCCACGGCCTGCATTGGATATTGTACGCCGCGATGATCTTGCTGCCGCTGAGCGGCTGGGTGATGAGTTCGGCCGGCACCCGCCCGCTGAGCTTCTTCGAGCTGTTCCCCGTGCCCAAGCTGCCCGTCGGCGAAGGCGCCGGCGAGGGGGCGGAGGCGATGCACGTCGCGCTGGGCTATGCGATGCTCGCGCTGCTGGCCGGCCACATCGGCGCGGCGCTGCGCCACCATTTCATCCTGCGCGACAACATCCTGACGCGGATGCTGCGCGGGGCGGAGTGA
- a CDS encoding RidA family protein yields MSRRLISSGSPFEAVAGYSRAVVDGDWCFVAGTTGYDYATMAMPEDVAEQAANALATIERALAEAGFAMADVVRATYYITDAGDWPAITGPLGRVFGEIRPAATCLVAGLIDPAMKIEIEVTAKRQTG; encoded by the coding sequence GTGAGCCGGCGGCTGATCTCGTCGGGGTCGCCGTTCGAGGCGGTGGCGGGCTATTCGCGCGCGGTGGTCGATGGCGACTGGTGCTTCGTCGCCGGCACGACCGGCTATGATTATGCGACGATGGCGATGCCCGAGGATGTCGCCGAACAGGCCGCCAACGCGCTCGCCACGATCGAGCGTGCGCTGGCCGAGGCGGGCTTCGCCATGGCCGACGTGGTGCGCGCGACCTATTATATCACCGACGCGGGCGATTGGCCGGCCATCACCGGCCCGCTCGGGCGGGTGTTCGGGGAGATACGGCCGGCGGCGACCTGCTTGGTCGCGGGGCTGATCGATCCGGCGATGAAGATCGAGATCGAAGTGACGGCGAAGCGGCAGACTGGCTGA
- a CDS encoding CsbD family protein, which translates to MGELTDKIKGHANEAIGKAKRAIGDATDRPDIRAEGDAQEAAGDLQKAKGEVKGALGDKI; encoded by the coding sequence ATGGGCGAACTCACCGACAAGATCAAAGGCCACGCCAACGAAGCCATCGGCAAGGCCAAGCGCGCCATCGGCGACGCCACCGACCGCCCCGACATCCGCGCCGAGGGTGACGCGCAGGAAGCCGCCGGCGACCTGCAGAAAGCCAAGGGCGAGGTCAAGGGCGCCCTCGGCGACAAGATCTGA
- a CDS encoding branched-chain amino acid aminotransferase, with amino-acid sequence MSLALATPPFAILPNATPVSVADRGLMLENPGFGRVFTDHMAIVRYSAGKGWHDARLTARAPLQIDPACSVLHYAQEIFEGMKAYRAADGSVVLFRPEANAARFNDSARRMAMPELPEGLFLEAVEQLIRIDRDWIPAVEGGSLYLRPFMFANEVFLGVKPSSEYLFLVIASSVGAYFKGGREAVSLWVSEHYTRAAPGGTGAAKCGGNYAASLAAQAEAIEHGCDQVVFLDAAERKWVEELGGMNIFFVFDDGSIITPPLGTILPGITRDSIMTIARADGIELREEAYSIDQWKADAASGKLREAFACGTAAVVTPIGEVHSTDGRFTIGAGGAGQVTSRIKQSLVAIQRGEAPDRFGWVRPVIQG; translated from the coding sequence ATGTCGCTCGCCCTCGCCACGCCCCCCTTCGCCATCCTGCCCAACGCCACGCCGGTCTCGGTGGCCGATCGTGGGCTGATGCTGGAAAATCCGGGCTTCGGGCGGGTGTTCACCGATCATATGGCGATCGTGCGCTATTCGGCGGGCAAGGGCTGGCACGATGCCAGGCTGACGGCGCGCGCGCCGCTCCAGATCGATCCGGCCTGCTCGGTGCTGCATTACGCGCAGGAAATCTTCGAGGGGATGAAGGCCTATCGCGCCGCCGACGGATCGGTCGTGCTGTTCCGCCCGGAGGCCAACGCCGCCCGCTTCAACGACAGCGCGCGACGCATGGCGATGCCCGAACTGCCCGAGGGTCTGTTCCTCGAGGCCGTCGAGCAGCTCATCAGGATCGACCGCGACTGGATTCCGGCGGTGGAGGGCGGCAGCCTGTATCTGCGCCCCTTCATGTTCGCCAACGAGGTGTTTCTGGGGGTGAAGCCCTCGTCGGAATATCTCTTCCTCGTCATCGCCTCCTCGGTCGGCGCCTACTTCAAGGGCGGGCGTGAGGCGGTGAGCCTGTGGGTGTCCGAACATTATACCCGCGCGGCGCCGGGCGGCACCGGTGCCGCCAAGTGCGGCGGCAATTACGCCGCCAGCCTCGCCGCGCAGGCCGAGGCGATCGAGCATGGCTGCGATCAGGTCGTCTTTCTCGACGCCGCCGAGCGCAAGTGGGTCGAGGAACTGGGCGGCATGAACATCTTCTTCGTGTTCGACGACGGATCGATCATCACCCCGCCGCTCGGCACGATCCTGCCCGGCATCACCCGCGATTCGATCATGACAATCGCCCGCGCCGACGGCATCGAACTGCGCGAGGAGGCCTATTCGATCGACCAGTGGAAAGCGGACGCCGCCTCGGGCAAATTGCGCGAGGCCTTCGCCTGCGGCACCGCCGCCGTCGTCACGCCGATCGGCGAGGTCCATTCCACCGACGGGCGATTTACCATCGGTGCGGGTGGGGCCGGCCAGGTCACCAGCCGCATCAAGCAGTCGCTCGTCGCGATCCAGCGCGGCGAGGCCCCGGATCGCTTCGGCTGGGTACGCCCGGTCATCCAGGGGTGA